A region of Helicobacter sp. 12S02232-10 DNA encodes the following proteins:
- the rpsB gene encoding 30S ribosomal protein S2, with the protein MVTMKDLLECGVHFGHQTRRWNPKMKRFIFGVRKNIHIIDLQKTLRYFRYTYNIVRDAAAEGKTIMFVGTKKQANETLKEYAQKIQVPYVNYRWLGGMLTNFSTIKKSVRKLEIIEEMEVSGQIDLLTKKEKLMILRKKEKLDKYLGGVRHMKKAPDMIFVIDVVKEKIAVAEARRLGIPVVAPLDTNCDPDVVDYPIPGNDDAIRSIQLFCKEISEAIIEGREISGKDGEAAIMDEEREVATDEEKKELMDEVNAELEKEMAKGE; encoded by the coding sequence ATGGTAACCATGAAAGATTTATTGGAATGCGGTGTGCATTTCGGGCATCAGACAAGAAGATGGAATCCAAAAATGAAGCGTTTTATTTTTGGAGTCAGAAAAAATATTCATATTATTGATTTACAAAAGACCCTAAGGTATTTTCGTTATACCTACAATATTGTTAGAGACGCAGCTGCAGAGGGTAAAACCATTATGTTTGTTGGCACAAAAAAACAAGCAAATGAAACACTCAAAGAATATGCTCAAAAAATTCAGGTTCCTTATGTCAATTATCGTTGGTTGGGTGGAATGCTTACAAATTTCAGTACGATTAAAAAGTCTGTCAGAAAGCTTGAAATCATTGAAGAAATGGAAGTAAGCGGTCAAATTGACTTATTAACCAAAAAAGAAAAATTAATGATTTTGAGAAAAAAAGAAAAACTTGACAAGTATTTAGGTGGAGTTAGGCATATGAAAAAAGCTCCAGATATGATTTTTGTCATAGATGTTGTCAAGGAAAAAATTGCAGTTGCTGAAGCTAGAAGATTGGGAATTCCTGTCGTAGCGCCTTTGGATACAAATTGCGATCCTGATGTTGTAGATTATCCGATTCCAGGTAATGATGATGCAATCCGATCGATTCAATTGTTTTGCAAAGAAATTAGTGAAGCCATTATTGAAGGAAGAGAAATTTCTGGCAAAGATGGTGAAGCAGCCATAATGGATGAAGAGAGAGAGGTGGCTACTGATGAAGAGAAAAAAGAGCTGATGGATGAAGTGAATGCTGAACTTGAAAAAGAAATGGCAAAAGGGGAATAA
- a CDS encoding DsrE family protein: MKNKTLLFKSDKIGEGDLGKVVSAGFIGAMLKVPKEILPEKIVFLNRGVLLSTQNDQVSNKDIVENLKMLENLGVEILSCQTCLEYFGLKDKVLVGKISNAVDVMENLLGNEGVISL, from the coding sequence ATGAAGAATAAAACCTTGCTTTTTAAGTCCGATAAAATAGGCGAAGGTGATTTAGGAAAAGTTGTGAGTGCAGGATTTATAGGAGCGATGTTGAAAGTTCCTAAAGAGATTTTGCCTGAAAAAATTGTATTTTTAAATCGCGGTGTGTTGTTGAGCACACAAAATGATCAAGTATCGAACAAAGATATTGTAGAAAATTTAAAAATGCTTGAAAATTTAGGTGTAGAAATTCTTTCTTGTCAAACTTGTTTGGAATATTTTGGACTCAAGGATAAAGTTTTAGTGGGTAAAATAAGCAATGCTGTAGATGTGATGGAAAATTTATTGGGTAATGAAGGTGTGATTTCACTATAA